The Colletotrichum higginsianum IMI 349063 chromosome 2, whole genome shotgun sequence genome has a segment encoding these proteins:
- a CDS encoding Short-chain dehydrogenase gives MILSREGFTIDVIARWLRNSVLNPYLSIPFAAGLAVVSARKNGAAGLSDLHLDMAHRVAFLAALASFVLSTTEYLNKWSANNWTTDDTWDFDKEIVVVTGGSSGIGQSIVRHILSRNPRATVVVVDLAPLSWEPPRGSDNVHYFRCDLTDTRALKALCDRIRAEVGDPTVLVNNAGIARGSTVMEGSYADVELTVKTNLVAPFLLTKEFLPHMVRNNHGHIVNVGSMSSVVPPVRIADYSATKAGLTAMHEALQLELKYIHKAPKVRQTLGIFGFIRTPLVPFDPGQPHFMMPLLHVDSVGEAIVNSLYSGLGRTIYLPGIMSPVTVLVSMNGINHSRAGPEWLWRLARETTASAKDITYTPRQKINDATGRLEMAVSAKEEEDWA, from the exons ATGATCTTATCACGAGAAGGCTTCACGATAGACGTGATTGCGCGATGGCTTCGAAACTCCGTCCTCAACCCATACCTGTCGATCCCCTTTGCCGCCGGTCTGGCCGTGGTCTCGGCCAGGAAGAACGGAGCGGCTGGGCTGTCGGACCTTCATTTGGACATGGCCCACCGCGTCGCGTTCCTCGCGGCCCTGGCGAGCTTCGTCCTGTCCACCACCGAGTACCTCAACAAGTGGTCCGCCAACAActggacgacggacgacacCTGGGACTTTGACAAGGAGATCGTCGTCGTGacgggcggcagcagcggcatcgGCCAGAGCATCGTCAGGCACATTCTGTCGAGGAACCCAcgcgccaccgtcgtcgtcgtcgacctcgcgccCCTGTCGTGGGAGCCCCCGCGAGGGTCCGACAACGTCCACTACTTCCGGTGCGACCTGACCGACACCAGGGCGCTCAAGGCGCTCTGCGACCGCATCCGCGCTGAGGTCGGCGATCCcaccgtcctcgtcaacaacgcGGGCATCGCACGGGGAAGCACCGTCATGGAGGGGTCCtacgccgacgtcgagctgaCCGTCAAGACGAACCTCGTCGCGCCGTTCCTGCTGACCAAGGAGTTTCTGCCGCACATGGTCCGCAACAACCACGGCCACATCGTCAACGTCGGGTCGATGAGCTCCGTGGTCCCGCCGGTGAGGATCGCCGACTACTCGGCCACCAAGGCCGGGCTGACGGCGATGCAcgag GCGCTCCAACTCGAGTTGAAGTACATTCACAAAGCGCCCAAGGTCCGACAGACGCTCGGCATCTTCGGCTTCATCCGGACGCCGCTCGTGCCCTTCGACCCCGGCCAGCCGCACTTCATGATGCCCCTGCTCCACGTCGACTCCGTGGGGGAGGCCATCGTCAACTCGCTGTACAGCGGCCTCGGGAGGACCATCTACCTGCCCGGCATCATGTCGCCCGTGACAGTCTTGGTGAGCATGAATGGCATCAATCATTCC AGGGCCGGCCCGGAGTGGCTGTGGCGGCTTGCGCGGGAGACCACGGCGAGCGCCAAGGACATTACCTACACGCCGCGGCAGAAGATCAACGACGCGACGGGTCGGTTGGAGATGGCTGTTTCCgcaaaggaggaggaggactgGGCCTAG